Below is a window of Streptomyces genisteinicus DNA.
GCACCCGAGCTGACGGAGTCGAGGTGCGCGCCGGCCATCAGGGTCTGCCCGGTGTCGCCGCCGGGCCAGTCGGCTATCAGGTTGTAGCCCGTGGCGCCGCTGGAGGTGAACTGCTGGACGGTGGTGGTGAAGCCGGCGGCGTCGAGCTTTGCCTTCACGTAGTCGATCGACGCCTTGTAGCCGGGTCTGCCGTGCGCCCGGTTGCCGCCGTTGGCGGTGGCGATGGACTGGAACTGGGTCAGGTGCGCCTTGACGCTGGCGAGCGGTATGTCGGGCGCCGCCAGTGCCGCGGCCTGCGCGCCCGGTGCCGCGGTCGCCGCGGGCGCACCCGCGGCGAGCAGTCCGGCGAGGGCGAACACGGCGGCGGTGAGCGTGCGTCCTGGAACGGAGAGGTTCATGTGGGGGCTCCGGATTCCGTATGAGGTGAGGACGGAACGTGCGTGACGACGCCCCGGGCCGGCGGTGGCACGGGGCGCTGGAGCATGAACGTGGAGCGTGAACGTGGAGCATCGCGACGACGACCTCTGGTCGTACGGCCGTACGGTCGTACGGCCGTACGGTCGTGCGGTGGTGCGGTGGTGCGTCGTGCGTGCTGAATGGTCGGCCCGCCCTCGACGTACCGTCAAGGGCGGAAATCGGTCACCTCTGTTCACATTGCGGACGGCTCGGGCCGGTCACTGGACGCAGAACTCGTTGCCCTCCGGGTCCGTCAGTACGGTCCATTCGCCGCCCTGCTCGCGGACCTGGCGCACGACCGTCGCCCCCAGTGCGACGATCCTGGCCGTCTCGGCGTCGCGTTCACCGGGCGCGGCGTGCACGTCGACGTGGAGCCGGTTCTTCCCGGCCTTCTTCTCCGGTACGCGCTGGAAGAGGATCCGGCGGCCGAGGCCGGCGCCGTTCAGCTCGTCGAAGGGGTCGTCCGGATGCCGGACGCCGATCAGATCGCGCCAGGCGCGCCGGCCGTGCGAGGTGACCGTCAGCTCCTCGGGCACCGCCCCCTGTCCGAGCAGCTGGTCGATCAGGGGGCTGTTGTCCTCCACCTGGTAGCCGAGGGCGCCCGCCCAGAAGTCCGCCTGGGCGTGGGGGTCTTCGGCGTCGATCACGAGTTTCCAGTGCAAGGTCATGTAACCACTTATACTGGTTACATGACTGCGAGGGCAACGGAACCGCCGGGACTGCTGCTGCGTCACCCGGACGGCCAGACGTTCCGCTTCGACCCGGGTGCGCTCTGCCTGGAGCTGCTGGCCACCGGCGGACCCGGCGCGTACGCGCGGTTCGAGGTGCTGACCGGGCCCGGGGAGCTCATGGCCTGGGTGGCCGCCAGCCGGTTGCCCCCGGGGCTCCGGCTGGCGGCGGACGACACCGGCGCGGCGGCGGCACGCGCGCTGCGCGACGCCCTGTGGGGTGTGGTGGCGGCCCGGGCGCACGGCGCCGCGCCCGCACCCGCCGGTCTCGCCGCGGTGAACGCGGCGGCCGCCGCGCCCCCGCTCGTCCCGCTGATCGCCGCCGACGGCACCCGGGCCTGGGCGCCCGGCGAAGCGCCGGTCACGGCCCTGCTGTCGACCGTCGCGCGCGACGCGGTGGACCTCCTCACCGGACCGCACGCCGACCGGGTGCGGGAGTGCGCGGCCCGCGACTGCGCCCTCCTCTTCGTCGACGTCTCCCGTCCCGGCCGCCGCCGCTGGTGCTCGATGGAACGCTGCGGCAACCGCCACAAGGTCCGCACCCTCCGCGCCCGCCGGGCGGACGGGGACGCACCCTGACGCGCGGGAGCGCCCTGGCGCACCGGGACCCCGCCCCGACGCGCGGACCGCACCCTGACGGCGGGTGGTCTTCGCCCCCGCGCTCCCTGCGGAGCCCGGGGCCGGAGCCCGGGGCCGGAGCCCGGCGTCCGCCGATTCCGTGGCGGCCGGTGCTCCACGGACCGCCGGAGCCGTTCAACCCCGGCGCGGGTGCAGCCGCCCCCGCGTCCGCCCGCGCGGCCCCCGGCCCGCGTCCGCCCGACGCCACACCGCGAACGGCCGTCGGCCCCACGGACATCCGTGGGGCCGACGGCCGTTCGCGGTTCGTGCGGTCGCTTCGCGTGCGGTCGGTTCGTATGGGTCCGGTTCGTGCCGCCGCCTCCGGCGGCACGGACCTCAGGCGGTCGGTTCGGGCTCGCGGCCCGCGCGGGCCGCCTCCCCGGCCGGGGCCGCCTTGCCGGGCAGCCCGCCCGCGACGACGCCGGACTGC
It encodes the following:
- a CDS encoding VOC family protein, which gives rise to MTLHWKLVIDAEDPHAQADFWAGALGYQVEDNSPLIDQLLGQGAVPEELTVTSHGRRAWRDLIGVRHPDDPFDELNGAGLGRRILFQRVPEKKAGKNRLHVDVHAAPGERDAETARIVALGATVVRQVREQGGEWTVLTDPEGNEFCVQ
- a CDS encoding CGNR zinc finger domain-containing protein produces the protein MTARATEPPGLLLRHPDGQTFRFDPGALCLELLATGGPGAYARFEVLTGPGELMAWVAASRLPPGLRLAADDTGAAAARALRDALWGVVAARAHGAAPAPAGLAAVNAAAAAPPLVPLIAADGTRAWAPGEAPVTALLSTVARDAVDLLTGPHADRVRECAARDCALLFVDVSRPGRRRWCSMERCGNRHKVRTLRARRADGDAP